The following are encoded together in the Spiroplasma apis B31 genome:
- a CDS encoding SprT-like domain-containing protein, with the protein MSQVDIKLDDIILELRSIHRQLNQIFFEGKLHSVQINIENNIRRRKVLTQGTFEPNDNWSSKESQITIWTSSLDGDYYNIIAILLHEMVHQFNYENGIKDVENNQRHNKKFRDAALRVELSLPKTVRGDGTNSKKGFMFTEPSESLKKLIDEKLDFNKSVFSLKHNYAINRAQKGYSSRNTYTCLGCDLKISSSKELNLKCLDCDLTLTIK; encoded by the coding sequence ATGTCACAAGTAGATATTAAATTAGATGATATCATTTTAGAATTGAGATCAATTCATAGGCAACTTAATCAAATATTTTTTGAAGGAAAGCTGCATTCTGTTCAAATCAATATAGAAAACAACATTAGACGTAGAAAAGTTTTAACCCAAGGTACTTTCGAACCAAATGATAATTGAAGTTCAAAAGAGAGTCAAATCACAATATGAACATCTTCATTAGACGGTGATTATTATAATATAATAGCCATCTTGCTACACGAAATGGTACATCAATTCAATTACGAAAACGGAATAAAAGATGTTGAAAACAATCAGAGACATAATAAAAAATTTAGAGATGCGGCATTAAGAGTGGAGCTTTCGTTACCTAAAACTGTGAGAGGTGATGGTACAAATTCTAAAAAAGGTTTCATGTTTACAGAACCTAGTGAAAGTTTAAAAAAATTAATAGACGAAAAACTAGATTTTAATAAATCTGTATTTAGTCTTAAACATAACTATGCAATAAATAGAGCACAAAAGGGGTATAGTAGTAGAAATACTTACACTTGCTTAGGTTGCGACTTAAAGATAAGTAGTTCAAAAGAGCTAAATTTAAAATGTTTAGATTGTGATTTAACTCTTACCATCAAATAA
- the coaE gene encoding dephospho-CoA kinase (Dephospho-CoA kinase (CoaE) performs the final step in coenzyme A biosynthesis.) — translation MKLVGVSGFIGSGKTTLLKYVKTMKNVLIIEADEIAREFLYHKDVVRFIENNVSEAIKDNIIDKSILRNIVFNNTFLNNQFTSLMWPLISNKIKTIVSNNMDKDMIVVEAAMINGIDMKFDKKILLKKKWTKRFSDTLKRDKRGMNEFKKITKYQKEQLKNCEFDYVIKNNYNISQFHKQIKKIIDEILMS, via the coding sequence TTGAAACTGGTAGGAGTAAGTGGTTTTATTGGTAGTGGTAAAACAACTTTATTAAAATATGTTAAAACTATGAAAAATGTTTTAATCATCGAAGCTGATGAAATAGCAAGAGAATTTTTATATCACAAAGATGTTGTGAGATTCATTGAAAATAATGTCTCAGAAGCAATAAAGGATAATATAATTGATAAAAGTATATTGAGAAATATTGTATTTAATAACACATTTTTAAATAACCAGTTTACATCTCTCATGTGACCGCTTATTTCAAATAAAATAAAAACAATAGTTTCGAATAATATGGATAAAGATATGATAGTTGTTGAAGCTGCTATGATCAATGGTATTGATATGAAATTTGATAAGAAAATACTATTAAAGAAAAAATGAACTAAACGTTTTTCTGATACTTTGAAGCGAGATAAAAGGGGAATGAATGAGTTTAAAAAAATAACTAAGTATCAAAAAGAACAATTAAAAAATTGTGAGTTCGATTATGTTATTAAAAATAATTATAATATTTCACAATTTCATAAACAAATAAAAAAAATTATAGACGAAATCTTAATGAGTTAG